A stretch of the Rhinoderma darwinii isolate aRhiDar2 chromosome 3, aRhiDar2.hap1, whole genome shotgun sequence genome encodes the following:
- the DLD gene encoding dihydrolipoyl dehydrogenase, mitochondrial — translation MHSWSRVYCTLRKKSHLSHVTPGLKRICAVPLRTYSDQPLDADVTVIGSGPGGYVAAIKAAQLGFQTVCVEKNETLGGTCLNVGCIPSKALLNNSYLYHLAHGKDFASRGIEVTGIHLNLEKMMEQKSGAVKALTGGIAHLFKQNKVAHVQGLGKITGKNQVTATKADGSTQVINTKNILIATGSEVTPFSGIEIDEDTVVSSTGALSLKKVPEKMVVIGGGVIGVELGSVWQRLGADVTAVEFLGHVGGIGIDMEISKNFQRILQKQGLKFKLNTKVTGATRRADGQIDVSIEAAAGGKAEVITCDVLLVCIGRRPFTQNLGLQELGVELDNRGRIPINTRFQTKIPNIYAIGDVVAGPMLAHKAEDEGIICVEGIAGGAVHIDYNCVPSVIYTHPEVAWIGKTEEQLKEEGVEYKVGKFPFAANSRAKTNADTDGLVKILSHKSTDRMLGAHILGSGAGEMINEAALAMEYGASCEDVARVCHAHPTVSEAFREANLAASFGKAINF, via the exons ATGCACAGTTGGAGCCGCGTGTATTGCACCTTACGCAAG AAGAGTCACTTAAGTCACGTCACCCCTGGATTGAAAAGAATATGTGCTGTGCCGCTGCGAACCTACTCAGACCAACCAT TGGATGCTGATGTCACAGTCATTGGCTCTGGTCCAGGAGGTTATGTCGCTGCAATCAAAGCTGCTCAACTGGGCTTCCAG ACTGTTTGTGTGGAGAAGAATGAAACTCTTGGTGGAACCTGTTTAAACGTTGGATGTATTCCATCTAAG GCTTTGCTGAACAACTCCTATCTGTATCATTTAGCTCATGGAAAAGATTTTGCAAGCAGAGGAATTGAAG TGACTGGAATCCATTTAAATCTAGAGAAGATGATGgaacagaaaagtggtgctgtaaAGGCACTTACAGGTGGCATTGCTCATCTGTTTAAACAGAACAAG GTTGCACATGTTCAAGGCCTTGGAAAAATCACTGGGAAGAACCAAGTAACTGCCACGAAAGCAGATGGCAGCACCCAAGTCATCAACACAAAGAACATCCTCATAGCGACTGGATCAGAGGTTACTCCTTTTTCAGGAATCGAG ATTGATGAAGATACTGTAGTGTCCTCCACTGGTGCATTATCTCTAAAGAAAGTCCCCGAAAAGATGGTGGTCATTGGCGGTGGTGTTATTGGTGTTGAATTG ggatctgtgtggcaacgATTGGGAGCAGATGTTACAGCAGTTGAGTTTTTGGGACATGTTGGTGGAATAGGGATTGACATGGAAATCTCCAAGAATTTCCAGAGGATCCTTCAAAAACAGGGTCTGAAATTTAAGCTGAACACAAAGGTCACTGGTGCTACTAGGAGAGCAGATGGGCAAATCGACGTTTC TATTGAAGCAGCAGCTGGTGGCAAGGCAGAGGTAATAACCTGTGATGTTTTACTTGTGTGCATCGGCCGTCGTCCCTTCACCCAAAACCTTGGTTTGCAAGAGCTTGGCGTTGAGCTGGATAACAGGGGGAGGATCCCAATCAACACACGGTTCCAGACGAAAATCCCAAA TATATATGCTATTGGTGATGTAGTAGCTGGACCAATGTTGGCCCATAAAGCAGAAGATGAAGGTATAATCTGTGTTGAAGGGATTGCTGGTGGAGCAGTCCACATTGACTACAACTGTGTGCCATCCGTGATCTATACTCATCCTGAGGTGGCATGGATTGGAAAAACAGAAGAGCAGTTAAAAGAAGAG GGTGTGGAATACAAAGTTGGGAAGTTTCCATTTGCTGCCAACAGTAGGGCTAAGACAAATGCAGACACAGACGGCTTGGTGAAAATCCTGAGTCATAAGTCAACTGACAGAATGCTCGGGGCACATATTCTTGGATCA GGTGCCGGTGAAATGATTAATGAAGCTGCTCTTGCCATGGAATATGGAGCCTCCTGTGAAGATGTAGCCAGAGTATGCCATGCCCACCCA ACTGTATCAGAAGCCTTCAGAGAAGCAAATCTGGCTGCATCGTTTGGGAAAGCCATTAATTTCTAA